The genomic DNA ACTCTTTTTTAGATAATTTCTTGCTTTTATTTGGATTTTGATAAAATATAAAAAACAAAACCGCAAATATCCCGCCAATTAATCCTGCAAAATAAAATAATTCTCTCCACCCAAACGTAACCATGATAAAAATAAGCAGTGGAGGTGCCAAAGCCGGCCCCCATTTAGATGAGGAATCCCAGATACCTGTGATCAGTCCTCTTTCTTTTTTCGGATACCAATTTGCCGTAACCTTTGCTGATGTCGGAAAACAAGGAGCTTCACCCGCACCTAATAAAATTCTTAATAATACAAATACCCAAAGCGCGGCAACCATTCCACTAAAGAAAGTTGCTGCACTCCATATGAGGACCCCTAACGTATAGACTTTTTTAGCACCAAATCTATCAATAAGCCAACCAGAGGGTAATTGCATCACGGCATACGACCAGGAAAAGGCTGTTCCCAGTAAACCTATATCCGTAGCACTAAATCCTAAATCTGTCATCATTTTTGGAGCCGCAATGGAAAGGATAGAACGATCCAAATAATTAATCATACCACCTATTAACAACCAAATGACGACAGTATAACGGAATTTTAGTTTCGGTGTTTGGGTTGGTAAATTTGTGGAGATGTTTGTATTCACCTAATGACCTCCTTTTTAACAATACTTTTGTTTTATAAAAGTGAAGCTGATTTTAATATTTCTTTTAAGCGATCTTTATTCTCCTTATCCAGCTTTTTCGCTGGCGCTAGTACCTGGGTTGATATATTCAAACCGCGAAGGTGGATCGCTTCTTTAATAGCGCTGATAAGAGGCGAATCCAATTGGTACATTAATGGAAGAATAGCCAAGCGTCGTTGAAATGCTTCTGCTATTTTAAAATTCTTTTCTTGATAAGCTTGATATATTCCCACCGTTAATTCGGGAGCAAAGTTCGCACTCCCGGGTATACCTCCGTCTCCTCCAAGTTGTAGTGTATTTAACAAATGGTCATCCAACCCAGCAAGTACCCTGAAATCTGGATATCTCTTTTTTACTTTCAAAATCATTTCTCTTATGTGCCCTACACCGTCCACCGTTTCTTTAATTCCGACAATGTTAGAGTTCTCTTCCACCAATTCCAGAACCAGATCCGGGCTTAAATCCTGTCCGGTTAAATCTGGAAAATTATAAAGTAAAATTGGAATATCAATAGATCTTGAGATTTCCGTATAGTGATCAAATAAATTTTTCTTCGATAAATGCCAATAATAAGGATTGACGACAACGACTCCAGCCGCTCCAATTTCTTGGGCATGTTGGCTTAATAATATAGCCTCACGAGTACTAGTAGCTCCTGTTCCGATTAAGACCGGGACTCTGTCATTAACGTAAGAGACACTAAATTCAGCAACTTCTTTTCTCTGTTCAAATGACATCTGGCTGAATTCTCCGCCAGATCCTAAAACAAGTAATCCTTGAATATCTGTGCTAGTTAAAGTATCAATCAGTCTCCCCATCCCATGAGTGTCAAAGTGACCATCCTCATCAAAGACCGTTGAAATCGGTGGCATCACACCTTGGAAACCATTTTTTTGGACCATAATAACCTTCACTCCTTTTTTATCTAGGAAAAGGCTCCGTCGCTCCTAATCGAAGACTTAATTCCTTTGTACAAGCTGATAGTGCACGCGAAAGGCTTGCTTCTTTTTCTTTTAATTCCTGCTCTTCCCATACTGAAAAACTGATCGCGGCAACAGGAGAATTGCCAAAACCGAGGATAGGTGCGGCTACACAGCGTATTTCTGATGAATATTCACCCAAATCACGTGCATATCCCCGTTCCCTTATTTCGTTAAGCTCCTCTAGTAGACGATCTCTTTTGGTAATCGTCTTTTCTGTATAAGCATCGAGTTTAGGTTCCGGATAAATATCAAGCAATTGTTGGGTAGACAAACAAGCCAACAAAGCTTTACCTATACCGGTAACATAGGCCGGTAACCGGCTCCCTACCTGAGAAGATAATTGGAGAGGCTGGCTGGATGGTATCTTGGCCATATATACTACGTCCGCACCGTCAAGAACGGCCATTTGTACCGTTTCATCATAGTCATTTCTCAATTTTTCAAGATAAGGCTGGACAATTTGATTAACAGGCAAATTATTGGAATAAGCCATAGCGAATTCCCAAATTTTTGCACCCAATGTGTATGTTTTAATCTTTGCCTCATATCGGATCATGTTCATTTCAAGAAGCGTATTCAATAGTTGATTCAAACTACTCTTAGGTAATTCAAGTTTGGTATTTAAATCGGTAAATGTTAAACCAATCGGATTGTTTGATAGGGCTTCCAAAATATACATTACTCTGTAGGCCGATTTTACTGTCGTGCTCTCTTTTTTCAAAATGGATCTTCCTCCAATAAGAACTTTTTAAAGTGTTCATATACATGAACTCATGTTCATATTTTTATTTTATGTTCG from Tuberibacillus sp. Marseille-P3662 includes the following:
- a CDS encoding dihydrodipicolinate synthase family protein → MVQKNGFQGVMPPISTVFDEDGHFDTHGMGRLIDTLTSTDIQGLLVLGSGGEFSQMSFEQRKEVAEFSVSYVNDRVPVLIGTGATSTREAILLSQHAQEIGAAGVVVVNPYYWHLSKKNLFDHYTEISRSIDIPILLYNFPDLTGQDLSPDLVLELVEENSNIVGIKETVDGVGHIREMILKVKKRYPDFRVLAGLDDHLLNTLQLGGDGGIPGSANFAPELTVGIYQAYQEKNFKIAEAFQRRLAILPLMYQLDSPLISAIKEAIHLRGLNISTQVLAPAKKLDKENKDRLKEILKSASLL
- a CDS encoding IclR family transcriptional regulator; this encodes MKKESTTVKSAYRVMYILEALSNNPIGLTFTDLNTKLELPKSSLNQLLNTLLEMNMIRYEAKIKTYTLGAKIWEFAMAYSNNLPVNQIVQPYLEKLRNDYDETVQMAVLDGADVVYMAKIPSSQPLQLSSQVGSRLPAYVTGIGKALLACLSTQQLLDIYPEPKLDAYTEKTITKRDRLLEELNEIRERGYARDLGEYSSEIRCVAAPILGFGNSPVAAISFSVWEEQELKEKEASLSRALSACTKELSLRLGATEPFPR